The Heyndrickxia acidicola sequence TTAATTAGGTTTTAAACCGTATGTATTATCAGCCGCTGGACATATATCTTGATTGCACGGGCCGTATCCCTTCAGGTGGTATGGCTTTTTTGTATGGATGCTGCTTTAATGCAGTAACGCACGGAAGGGGTCTGACCCCTTTAGTGGAGTAAAGGTAGGTCTTTTTGCCTAAAACGCTCGTAAGGTTACTGTTTTCGCTCGCATTCAATTGAATTTCGCCCGTAAGGTCCGCCTAGCGTGAAATGGGTACTCAACTTGAAGGGAATTGAAGCGAAATTCAAAGTAAAAACTATGATTTTACTCCTGCAAGCGTTACGATAGGATTAAATAGATGTGAAGCGAGGCGGAAGAGAGTGGCAATATACAATAAGCTTGTTCGCGACAGAATTCCGGAAATCATTGAAAGCAATGGTGGAAAAGCAACGGTCAGAGAACTGGACTCTGCAGCTTTTCTACAGGAATTGAAAGCAAAAGCAGAGGAAGAGTGGAAGGAATATTTGGAATCAGCGAGTGATAATCAGGCGATGGAAGAGCTATGTGATCTGCTAGAGGTGCTGCATGCTTTGACTCATGCGCATGGAAGCGGTTTTGAAGAGCTGGAAGCAATCAGAAAAAAGAAAGTCCAGGAGCGCGGCGGTTTTGAAAAACGGTTGTTTTTGGTGGAAGCCGAATAGAGGAGCGTCCTGCACTATGAACCAGCACAAAAAAAGACTCTGTGCGAGTCTTTTAATGTCCGTGAAACGGTGGCTAATGGCCATCTTTTATATGTATATTCCCATTTCTAAAAGGTCTTTTTAGGTGCATCTTTTTTATAGATGAGAGCGCTCCCAAATCCCATAATCACAAAGAGAAATACGAGCAATTCGTTGTTGGTAGCGACATAAAAAATAAAAGACAATATA is a genomic window containing:
- a CDS encoding nucleoside triphosphate pyrophosphohydrolase; translation: MAIYNKLVRDRIPEIIESNGGKATVRELDSAAFLQELKAKAEEEWKEYLESASDNQAMEELCDLLEVLHALTHAHGSGFEELEAIRKKKVQERGGFEKRLFLVEAE